A section of the Oryzias melastigma strain HK-1 linkage group LG2, ASM292280v2, whole genome shotgun sequence genome encodes:
- the nanos1 gene encoding nanos homolog 1 produces MDFLSHSYLNARSPYDYTFNFWNDYLGLTTLVTKSNKLSLPPNPNSITESLKATLGLDDSPPCSCVIGGGGETGHLDRCCPSGSPPPTSILDLKERFSILSPFQNQLSVQLPERDVSFRGSLSSFDLLSMERKVRKPASRSKQEPKICVFCRNNGAPEEVFGSHVLKTPDGRVVCPILRAYTCPLCSASGDNAHTIKYCPLSKEQPTQRPLKGGRAVGGKRMKIF; encoded by the coding sequence ATGGATTTTCTCAGCCACAGCTACTTAAATGCGCGCAGCCCTTATGACTACACTTTTAATTTCTGGAATGACTATCTTGGACTGACGACTTTGGTTACTAAGAGTAATAAACTGAGTTTGCCTCCAAATCCCAACTCCATCACCGAGTCGCTGAAAGCCACCCTGGGTTTGGATGACTCTCCGCCCTGCTCGTGCGTAATCGGTGGCGGTGGAGAGACCGGGCACTTGGACCGCTGCTGCCCGTCCGGAAGCCCCCCGCCGACCTCCATCCTGGATTTAAAAGAGCGCTTTTCCATCCTGAGTCCCTTCCAAAACCAGCTTAGCGTCCAGCTGCCGGAGCGGGACGTGAGTTTCAGAGGGAGCCTCTCGAGCTTCGACTTGCTGAGTATGGAGAGGAAAGTGCGCAAACCTGCCTCCAGGAGCAAGCAGGAGCCCAAGATCTGCGTGTTCTGCCGAAATAACGGAGCACCGGAGGAAGTATTTGGCTCCCACGTTCTGAAGACGCCCGACGGCAGAGTTGTGTGCCCGATCCTGAGGGCTTACACCTGCCCCCTCTGCAGTGCCAGCGGAGACAATGCCCACACCATCAAATACTGCCCACTGTCAAAGGAGCAGCCGACGCAGCGACCCTTGAAAGGGGGGAGGGCTGTGGGGGGTAAGaggatgaaaatattttaa